The following coding sequences are from one Pristis pectinata isolate sPriPec2 chromosome 18, sPriPec2.1.pri, whole genome shotgun sequence window:
- the btbd17b gene encoding BTB/POZ domain-containing protein 17 isoform X2: protein MGAVETMFFRKSPSAMRCLLPFATLLLLSAIAEGAQKIDLNNENTIATINHSSILIDHLQGLLHNSNSSDITLKVYTGNSDEVKVFHTHHLLLVLQSDVFEDLLLNQSVTTLVLHETAECAVLFEKLLRYFYCGEITILLSQVVPLHKLAAKYHVTALQHGIIEYMSQHLASAFPQGHVVSWYHYSARIGNEDLQERCKRFLAWNMSSVIHSQEWQTISDDLMVALLQRSDLVVENELEIYYAVEEWIKKNQPDVTVTETVLKSIRYAMISPQHLFHIQKQSPIMKEHYSSVHNLLFLTFQFHSTTPLVFAKYFDVNCSLFIPRNYLSSSWGSQWVINNPARDDRSTSFQTQLTPSNSDSSKRVTWNVLFSPRWLPVSFRPSYSSLGHGAVQAYSPEDGRPRIIINPATNSVSFAGVSFQKTVLVRVKQDGRSYVKHVYNFHQSTEETGDFLLQADLQKRSSEYLIDNSLHLHIIIKPIYQSLIKAIK from the exons CTCAGAAAATAGATCTAAACAATGAAAACACCATTGCAACAATCAACCATTCTTCAATCCTTATTGATCACCTTCAGGGCCTTCTGCATAATTCCAACTCAAGTGACATCACACTGAAAGTCTACACAGGGAATTCAGATGAAGTCAAAGTGTTCCACACTCACCACCTTCTTCTTGTCCTGCAGAGTGATGTCTTTGAGGATCTCTTGCTGAATCAAAGTGTTACCACTCTTGTCCTACATGAAACAGCTGAATGTGCTGTCCTTTTTGAGAAATTACTCAG ATACTTCTACTGTGGTGAAATCACCATCCTTTTGAGTCAAGTTGTCCCACTACATAAATTAGCTGCCAAGTACCACGTCACAGCCTTGCAGCATGGCATTATTGAATACATGAGTCAACACCTTGCCAGTGCCTTTCCCCAAGGCCATGTGGTCAGTTGGTATCATTACTCCGCCAGAATAGGTAACGAagacctacaggaaagatgcaagCGGTTTCTGGCTTGGAACATGTCCAGTGTCATTCACAGCCAAGAGTGGCAAACCATCAGCGACGACTTGATGGTCGCCCTGCTTCAACGCTCCGACCTAGTCGTGGAAAACGAACTGGAGATTTATTATGCAGTTGAAGAGTGGATAAAGAAGAACCAACCCGATGTCACGGTAACGGAGACCGTTCTCAAGTCAATTCGTTATGCCATGATCAGCCCCCAACACTTGTTCCACATTCAGAAGCAATCCCCCATCATGAAAGAGCATTACAGTTCAGTCCACAACTTACTTTTCCTCACTTTCCAGTTTCATTCTACTACACCCCTTGTGTTTGCCAAATATTTTGATGTCAATTGTAGCCTCTTTATACCAAGGAATTATTTGTCTAGTTCCTGGGGTTCCCAGTGGGTGATCAATAACCCTGCTCGAGATGATCGTAGCACCAGCTTCCAAACCCAGCTGACACCCAGTAACTCCGACAGCAGCAAGAGGGTGACCTGGAATGTTCTCTTCTCACCGAGGTGGCTGCCCGTCAGCTTCAGGCCCTCTTACTCTTCATTGGGCCACGGAGCAGTCCAGGCCTACAGCCCCGAAGATGGTCGGCCGAGGATAATAATCAACCCAGCTACTAACAGCGTCAGCTTTGCAGGAGTCAGCTTTCAGAAGACTGTCTTGGTAAGAGTGAAGCAAGATGGGAGGTCCTATGTGAAGCACGTATATAATTTCCACCAAAGCACTGAAGAAACCGGTGACTTCCTCCTCCAGGCTGATCTCCAAAAACGTTCCTCGGAATATTTGATTGACAATTCCCTTCACCTTCACATTATCattaaacccatttaccaatcaTTGATTAAAGCAATAAAGTGA